In one Dama dama isolate Ldn47 chromosome 5, ASM3311817v1, whole genome shotgun sequence genomic region, the following are encoded:
- the KRT32 gene encoding LOW QUALITY PROTEIN: keratin, type I cuticular Ha2 (The sequence of the model RefSeq protein was modified relative to this genomic sequence to represent the inferred CDS: inserted 1 base in 1 codon), whose product MSCQPERCLGYXQPGTCVPFLSVSTTYHPTSSIFSSMGSCSLYCESIFNSNEKETLQFLNNRLAAYLERVRQLERENVELERRLQEAFDFQEPTVGPNYLCCFKIIEELQQKILYSKAENARIVVQIDNTKLAADDFRSKYETELGLRQLVEADTNGLRRILDELTLCKADLEMQVESLKEELMCLKKNHEEEVGALRCQLGDRLNIEVDTVSPVDLNTVLEEMRCRYEALVETNRRDVEEWFTRQMEELNQQVVTSSEQLQSYQSDIIDLRRTVNTLEIELQTQHSLRDSLENTLAETEARYGSQLAQMQGLVTNVESQLAEIRCDLERQNQEYRVLLDVRARLEAEIDTYRGLLESEDCKLPCNPCSTPSQPPCAHSPSVPRTLCVPRTVCVPCVPCHPGCH is encoded by the exons ATGAGCTGCCAGCCAGAGCGGTGTCTGGGTT GTCAGCCTGGGACGTGTGTACCTTTTCTCTCTGTGTCCACCACCTACCACCCAACCAGCAGCATCTTCAGCTCCATGGGTTCCTGCAGTTTGTACTGTGAAAGTATCTTCAATAGCAATGAGAAGGAGACCCTGCAGTTCCTGAACAACCGCCTGGCTGCCTACCTGGAGAGGGTGAGGCAGCTGGAGCGGGAGAATGTGGAGCTGGAGAGACGACTCCAAGAGGCCTTTGACTTTCAAGAGCCCACCGTGGGTCCTAACTACCTGTGTTGTTTCAAGATCATTGAGGAGCTCCAGCAGAAG ATTCTGTACTCAAAGGCAGAGAATGCCAGGATAGTTGTGCAAATTGACAACACCAAGCTGGCTGCAGATGACTTTAGGAGCAA GTATGAGACGGAACTGGGTTTGCGACAGCTGGTGGAGGCTGACACCAATGGCCTGCGCCGGATCCTGGATGAGCTGACCTTGTGCAAGGCCGACCTGGAGATGCAGGTGGAGTCCCTGAAGGAGGAGCTGATGTGTCTCAAGAAGAACCATGAGGAG gAAGTTGGTGCTCTCCGATGCCAGCTTGGGGACCGCCTTAACATTGAGGTTGATACTGTTTCCCCAGTGGACTTGAACACGGTGCTGGAAGAGATGCGATGTCGGTATGAGGCTCTGGTGGAGACCAATCGCAGGGATGTGGAGGAATGGTTCACCAGGCAG aTGGAAGAGCTTAACCAGCAGGTGGTCACGAGCTCTGAGCAGCTTCAGAGCTACCAGTCAGATATCATTGATCTGAGACGAACGGTCAACACGCTGGAGATTGAgctgcagacccagcacagcctg AGAGACTCCCTGGAGAACACTCTGGCAGAGACAGAGGCCCGTTACGGCTCCCAGCTGGCCCAGATGCAGGGCCTGGTCACCAACGTAGAGTCCCAACTGGCGGAGATCCGCTGTGACCTGGAGCGTCAGAATCAGGAGTACCGGGTGCTGCTGGACGTGCGGGCCCGGCTGGAGGCGGAGATCGACACGTACCGGGGACTGCTGGAGAGCGAGGACTGCAA GTTGCCGTGTAACCCGTGCTCCactccctcccagcccccttgTGCCCACTCCCCCAGTGTGCCCCGGACCCTCTGTGTGCCCCGCACCGTCTGTGTGCCTTGTGTGCCctgccacccaggctgccacTGA
- the KRT35 gene encoding keratin, type I cuticular Ha5, which produces MASKCLKASFSSGSLKVPGGAGGGSARVSTMFSSSSCKLPGFSRGPRSFSACSVGLGKSSCRAASCLPALCLPSGGFATSYSLAGGWFGEGILTGNEKETMQFLNDRLASYLEKVRQLERENAELESRIREWCERQVPYLCPDYQSYFQTIEELQKKTLCTKSENARLVVQIDNAKLAADDFRTKYETEVSMRQLVESDMNGLRRILDDLTLCKADLEAQVESLKEELLCLKKNHEEEVNSLRCQLGDRLNVEVDAAPPVDLNRVLNEMRCQYETLVENNRREAEDWFNTQTEELNQQVVSSSEQLQSYQAEIIELRRTVNALEIELQAQHSMRDALESTLAETEARYSSQLAQMQGLIGNVESQLAEIRCDLERQNQEYQVLLDVRARLECEINTYRGLLDSEDCKLPCNPCALDHSPSKSCLPCLPAASCGPGTARTTCSPRPICVPCPGSRF; this is translated from the exons ATGGCTTCCAAATGCCTCAAGGCCAGCTTCTCATCGGGGTCTCTCAAGGTCCCAGGAGGGGCCGGCGGGGGCTCGGCTCGCGTGTCCACAATGTTCTCCAGCAGCTCTTGCAAGCTCCCCGGCTTCTCCCGGGGGCCCCGGAGTTTCTCTGCCTGTTCAGTCGGGCTGGGTAAGAGCAGCTGCAGGGCCGCCAGCTGCCTCCCTGCTCTCTGCCTCCCCTCTGGAGGCTTTGCTACCAGCTACAGCCTGGCCGGGGGCTGGTTCGGTGAGGGCATTCTTACTGGCAATGAGAAGGAGACCATGCAGTTCCTGAATGACCGGCTGGCCAGCTACCTGGAGAAGGTGCGGCAGCTGGAGCGGGAGAACGCGGAGCTGGAGAGCCGCATCCGCGAGTGGTGTGAGCGGCAGGTGCCCTACCTGTGCCCCGACTACCAGTCCTACTTCCAGACCATTGAGGAGCTCCAGAAGAAG ACCCTGTGTACCAAGTCTGAGAACGCCAGGCTGGTGGTGCAGATTGACAATGCCAAGTTGGCTGCAGATGACTTCAGGACAAA GTACGAGACCGAGGTATCCATGCGGCAGCTGgtggagtcagacatgaatggccTGCGTAGGATCCTGGATGATCTGACCCTGTGCAAGGCCGACCTGGAGGCCCAGGTGGAGTCCCTGAAGGAGGAGCTGCTCTGCCTCAAGAAGAACCATGAAGAG GAAGTGAACTCACTGCGCTGCCAGCTTGGTGATCGACTCAACGTCGAGGTGGACGCTGCCCCGCCCGTTGACCTGAACCGTGTTCTGAATGAGATGAGATGCCAGTATGAGACCCTGGTGGAAAATAACCGCCGGGAGGCTGAGGACTGGTTCAACACCCAG actgaggaactgaaccaGCAGGTGGTGTCCAGCTCGGAGCAGCTGCAGTCCTACCAGGCGGAGATCATTGAGCTGAGACGTACGGTCAATGCCCTGGAGATTGAGCTGCAGGCCCAGCACAGCATG AGAGATGCTTTGGAATCCACCCTGGCGGAGACGGAGGCCCGCTACAGCTCCCAGCTGGCCCAGATGCAGGGCCTGATCGGCAACGTGGAGTCGCAGCTGGCGGAGATCCGCTGTGACCTGGAGCGGCAGAACCAGGAGTACCAGGTGCTGCTGGACGTGCGGGCCCGGCTGGAGTGTGAGATCAACACGTACCGGGGACTGCTGGACAGCGAGGACTGCAA gCTCCCTTGTAACCCGTGTGCCCTGGACCACTCGCCCTCTAAGTCTTGCCTCCCCTGTCTTCCTGCGGCCTCCTGCGGGCCTGGCACAGCCCGAACCACCTGTAGCCCCCGCCCCATCTGTGTGCCTTGCCCGGGAAGCCGGTTCTGA
- the KRT36 gene encoding keratin, type I cuticular Ha6, producing MASQLCSPIFSSGSLRGHCGTTSGISRVSCVRSVGSCRVPSLAGVSGSASSVRLGLSSLGSCLPGSFLSSGFHSSGFAGTGGWFCEGAFNGNEKETMQFLNDRLANYLEKVRQLERENAELESRIREWYESQIPYICPDYQSYFKTIEELQQKILLTKADNARLVLQIDNAKLAADDFRTKYETELGMRQLVEADTNGLRRILDELTLCKADLEMQVESLKEELICLKKNHEEEVNTLRCQLGDRLNVEVDAAPPVDLNKILDEMRCQYETLVENNRRDVETWFNTQTEELNQQVVSSSEQLQCCQTEIIELRRNVNALEIELQAQHSMRNSLESTLAETEGRYSSQLAQMQGLIGNVEAQLAEIRCDLERQNQEYQVLLDVKARLESEIATYRRLLEGEDCKLPAHPCATECKPAARVPYVSSGPCAPGPQLSTQIRTITEEFRDGKIISSREHVQPL from the exons ATGGCCTCCCAGCTCTGCTCCCCAATCTTCTCCTCTGGGTCCCTCAGGGGCCACTGCGGCACAACCAGCGGCATCTCTCGGGTGTCCTGTGTCCGCTCCGTGGGCTCCTGCAGGGTGCCCAGCCTTGCTGGTGTTTCGGGGTCAGCCTCCTCCGTCAGGCTGGGCCTCTCCAGCCTTGGGAGCTGCTTGCCTGGTTCCTTCCTGTCCTCTGGGTTCCATTCCTCTGGCTTTGCCGGGACTGGGGGCTGGTTCTGCGAGGGTGCCTTCAACGGCAATGAGAAGGAGACCATGCAGTTCCTGAACGATCGCCTGGCTAACTACCTGGAGAAGGTGCGGCAGCTGGAGCGGGAGAACGCAGAGCTGGAGAGCCGCATCCGGGAGTGGTACGAGTCTCAGATCCCGTACATCTGCCCCGACTACCAGTCCTACTTCAAGACCATTGAAGAGCTCCAGCAGAAG ATCCTGCTGACCAAGGCTGACAACGCCAGGCTGGTCCTGCAAATTGACAATGCCAAGCTGGCTGCTGACGACTTCCGGACCAA GTACGAGACGGAGCTGGGCATGCGGCAGCTAGTGGAGGCCGACACCAACGGCCTGCGCCGGATCCTGGACGAGCTGACCCTGTGCAAGGCTGACCTGGAGATGCAGGTGGAGTCTCTGAAGGAGGAGCTGATATGTCTCAAGAAGAACCACGAGGAG GAAGTCAATACACTCCGATGCCAGCTTGGGGACCGGCTGAATGTGGAGGTGGATGCTGCTCCCCCGGTGGACCTCAACAAGATCCTGGATGAGATGAGATGCCAGTATGAGACCCTAGTGGAGAATAACCGCAGAGATGTGGAGACCTGGTTCAACACCCAG ACCGAGGAGTTGAACCAGCAGGTGGTGTCCAGTTCGGAGCAGCTGCAGTGCTGCCAGACAGAGATCATCGAGCTGAGACGCAACGTCAACGCCCTGGAGATCGAGCTGCAGGCTCAGCACAGCATG CGGAATTCCCTAGAATCCACCCTGGCAGAGACTGAGGGCCGCTACAGCTCCCAGCTGGCCCAGATGCAGGGCCTGATCGGCAATGTGGAGGCTCAGCTGGCCGAGATCCGCTGCGACCTGGAACGGCAGAACCAGGAGTACCAGGTGTTGCTGGATGTCAAGGCTCGGCTGGAGTCCGAGATCGCCACCTACCGCCGCCTGCTCGAGGGAGAAGACTGCAA GCTACCTGCCCATCCTTGTGCCACGGAATGCAAGCCTGCTGCTAGAGTTCCTTATGTCTCGAGCGGGCCCTGTGCCCCGGGCCCCCAGCTCAGCACCCAGATCCGCACCATCACAGAGGAGTTCAGAGATGGGAAGATcatttcttccagggagcatgTGCAGCCGCTGTAA